A genome region from Mugil cephalus isolate CIBA_MC_2020 chromosome 13, CIBA_Mcephalus_1.1, whole genome shotgun sequence includes the following:
- the soul2 gene encoding heme-binding protein soul2 → MDVLLKLLALLLVSLHRGHAWTPPDFCHGHQCPQYSVVETRQDFEERSYVATDWITTKVDGTGTGDVIAANSKLKDYCQRQKDAGYEISVDTSPTLITVTKGEGDDVDFTMSWFVPPGTRKPEIPDPFVSWESKPEATVYVRVFGGTPSLESGEENAKLLREALDKAGKSLDGHAYSGASYDSYFSLTHHNEIWIYAAA, encoded by the exons ATGGACGTACTGTTGAAGCTCCTCGCTCTGCTCCTGGTGTCACTCCACAGAGGACACGCTTGGACGCCTCCGGACTTTTGCCACGGCCATCAGTGTCCTCAGTACAGCGTGGTCGAGACGCGACAG GACTTTGAGGAGCGCTCGTATGTCGCCACTGACTGGATTACCACCAAGGTGGACGGCACGGGGACAGGAGACGTCATCGCTGCAAATTCAAAGCTGAAGGATTACTGCCAGAGACAGAAGGACGCAG GTTATGAGATCTCCGTTGACACCAGCCCGACCCTGATCACTGTGACCAAAGGTGAAGGAGACGACGTTGATTTCACCATGTCCTGGTTTGTTCCCCCCGGGACCAGAAAGCCCGAAATCCCTGATCCATTCGTCTCGTGGGAAAGTAAACCTGAGGCCACCGTCTACGTCAG GGTATTTGGTGGGACGCCGAGCCTGGAGTCTGGAGAGGAGAACGCAAAGCTCCTCCGCGAGGCCTTGGACAAAGCTGGGAAATCGTTGGACGGCCACGCTTACAGCGGGGCCAGCTACGACTCTTACTTCTCTCTAACTCACCACAACGAAATCTGGATTTACGCTGCCGCCTGA
- the ccdc85a gene encoding coiled-coil domain-containing protein 85A: protein MEKGAQQQPPKSADSPAEDISKITDQELLKWGKDELVRRLRRSEAEKRGVIVEHGNLMREVNRRLQQHLNEIRSLKDVNQKLQEDNQELRDLCCFLDDDRQKGKRVSREWQRLGRYSASLMRKEVAIYLQKLKELEQRQVEVIRENLELKEVCLMLEEERSAAVAAGGGGGGGQGGPGCRSSIDSQSSLSQLGGGVPAPGLLRDVGDGSSTSSTGSTDSPDNPHHKPPPLGSSSSPSSGSRCASSEQTRDTCESSGRRHSSTPEYHTFPQSCRPRGGSLTNLEPRGLRGHSPDKHSHKSPARVPCDSHPKPCSSDLLVQKQLLMSGQAPIGCGKGSAKSSPELSKRHWQTNTAGVSSGSLEVKQAAMGTPEHLRKGRVIVGSPESIRHHHHYQHSPGHEHGKGRYNTGSPGRDGGQRRAVGEEMAPHHQTLYNALISAGCCTNSCRSVKLWDSFDAS, encoded by the exons ATGGAAAAGGGCGCACAGCAGCAGCCGCCCAAAAGCGCAGATAGTCCGGCCGAGGACATCTCCAAAATCACCGACCAGGAGCTTCTAAAGTGGGGTAAAGACGAGCTGGTGCGGCGGCTCCGGAGGTCTGAGGCGGAGAAGAGGGGCGTCATCGTGGAGCACGGCAATCTGATGCGGGAGGTTAACCGGCGGCTCCAGCAGCACCTGAACGAGATCCGGAGTTTGAAG GACGTGAACCAGAAACTACAGGAGGACAACCAGGAGCTGCGGGACCTGTGCTGCTTCCTGGACGACGACCGACAGAAGGGGAAGCGGGTGTCGCGTGAGTGGCAGCGCCTCGGCCGCTACAGCGCCAGCCTCATGAGGAAGGAGGTGGCCATCTACCTGcagaagctgaaggagctggagcagcGGCAGGTGGAGGTCATCCGGGAGAACCTGGAGCTCAAGGAGGTGTGCCTCATGCTGGAGGAAGAGAGGTCTGCAGCCGTGGCtgcaggaggtggtggtggtggtgggcagGGAGGTCCCGGCTGCAGGAGCTCCATAGACAGTCAGAGCAGTCTGTCTCAGCTGGGTGGTGGCGTGCCGGCGCCCGGCCTCCTGCGGGACGTTGGAGATGGGAGCAGCACCTCCAGCACAGGGAGCACGGATAGCCCCGATAACCCCCACCACAAACCCCCTCCCCTGGGCTCCAGTTCTAGCCCCAGTTCTGGATCTAGATGCGCCTCCTCTGAGCAAACGAGAGACACGTGCGAATCCTCCGGCAGGAGGCACAGCTCCACGCCAGAATACCACACCTTCCCCCAGTCGTGTCGCCCCCGCGGAGGCTCCCTCACCAACCTGGAACCACGTGGCCTTCGAGGACACAGCCCGGACAAACACAGTCACAAGTCTCCCGCAAGGGTACCATGTGACTCCCACCCCAAACCCTGCAGCTCTGACCTACTGGTGCAGAAACAGCTATTGATGTCGGGACAGGCGCCTATAGGATGTGGGAAGGGCTCAGCTAAGTCCAGTCCAGAGCTGAGTAAAAGACACTGGCAGACGAACACAGCTGGGGTCAGCAGTGGGAGTCTCGAGGTCAAGCAGGCAGCGATGGGGACACCTGAGCACCTGAGGAAAGGGCGGGTGATCGTTGGGAGTCCGGAGTCCATACGGCACCACCATCACTACCAGCACAGCCCCGGGCATGAGCATGGCAAAGGGAGGTACAACACTGGTTCTCCAGGCAGGGATGGAGGTCAAAGGAGGGCAGTGGGAGAGGAGATGGCCCCCCACCACCAGACTCTGTACAACG